A stretch of Coxiella endosymbiont of Amblyomma sculptum DNA encodes these proteins:
- the bioB gene encoding biotin synthase BioB has protein sequence MQENTWNHPSVFRLFELPFFELLFKAYSVHRAHFDVTEMEFCTLSSIKTGACPEDCSYCTQSGHYKTGLEREKLVDIDTVVQQAKIAKKNGSKRFCMGAAWRNPPKQQLSQVLEMIKAVKALGLETCVTLGMLDAQQACELKQAGLDFYNHNLDTSPDFYQKIVTTRSYQDRIDTLRNVRNAGINVCCGGILGMGESREDRIGLLLQLSQLPEAPASIPINQLIPMKGTPLENTKPLDPFEFVKTVAVARIMFPKSVVRLSAGREEMTDELQAWCFMAGANSIFCGDKLLTAKNPEQSRDFSLLNRLGLKTPLSMSIS, from the coding sequence ATGCAAGAAAATACTTGGAATCATCCGTCCGTTTTTCGTTTGTTTGAGTTACCGTTTTTCGAATTGCTTTTCAAAGCCTACAGTGTACATCGGGCGCATTTTGATGTTACAGAAATGGAATTTTGTACGCTATCAAGTATAAAAACTGGAGCTTGTCCAGAAGATTGTTCTTATTGCACCCAAAGTGGTCATTACAAGACCGGTCTTGAACGAGAGAAATTGGTGGACATTGATACGGTTGTCCAGCAGGCTAAGATTGCTAAAAAGAACGGTTCTAAGCGTTTTTGCATGGGCGCAGCGTGGAGAAATCCACCCAAACAGCAGCTTTCACAAGTTCTTGAAATGATTAAGGCGGTCAAAGCGCTGGGACTAGAAACCTGCGTAACTCTAGGAATGCTTGACGCACAGCAAGCTTGTGAACTGAAGCAAGCAGGATTAGATTTCTATAACCACAATCTGGACACTTCTCCTGATTTTTATCAGAAGATTGTCACTACTCGATCTTATCAAGACCGTATTGATACTTTAAGAAATGTGAGAAATGCTGGAATTAATGTTTGTTGTGGTGGGATTTTGGGAATGGGGGAATCTCGAGAAGACCGGATTGGATTATTATTACAACTCAGTCAGCTTCCTGAAGCTCCGGCAAGTATTCCAATTAATCAACTTATTCCTATGAAAGGTACACCTTTAGAAAATACGAAACCTTTGGATCCTTTTGAGTTCGTAAAGACTGTTGCAGTGGCCAGGATTATGTTTCCAAAATCAGTAGTTCGTTTGTCTGCAGGGCGTGAGGAAATGACTGACGAATTGCAAGCGTGGTGTTTTATGGCAGGCGCCAATTCGATCTTTTGCGGAG